Proteins from one Emys orbicularis isolate rEmyOrb1 chromosome 2, rEmyOrb1.hap1, whole genome shotgun sequence genomic window:
- the LOC135874443 gene encoding olfactory receptor-like protein COR8 codes for MVTQFILLGLTDRQELQIPLFAAFLVIYVLTLVGNLGMIVLIRVDPRLHTPMYFFLSNLSVVDLCYSSVFAPRMLVNFLVGSKSISYSACIAQHFSFVVFVTTEGFLLAVMAYDRYVAICNPLLYTAVMSKRVCIHLVASSYVGGLMNSLSHTCGLLRLSFCGPNVINHYFCDTNPLLKLACSDNHISEILLVAFSGVIAMSTLLIVIISYLYILFSILRICSAKGRRKAFSTCASHLTAVTMFYGPVSLSHIQPSSSYSLEQEKISAVFYTLVVPIVEPPDLQPEEQGG; via the coding sequence ATGGTGACCCAGTTCATCCTCCTGGGGCTGACGGATCGTCAGGAGTTGCAGATACCCCTCTTCGCAGCGTTCCTGGTGATCTATGTTCTTACACTGGTGGGGAATCTTGGGATGATTGTGTTGATCAGGGTTGATCCCcgactccacacccccatgtacttcttcctcagtAACCTGTCCGTTGTTGACCTCTGCTACTCCTCAGTCTTCGCTCCAAGGATGCTGGTGAATTTCTTAGTGGGGAGTAAAAGCATTTCTTACTCTGCCTGTATTGCTCAACACTTCTCTTTTGTTGTGTTTGTGACCACAGAAGGGTTCCTGCTGGCCGTGATGGCGTATGACCGCTATGTAGCCATCTGTAACCCTCTGCTCTACACCGCTGTTATGTCTAAGAGAGTCTGTATTCATCTAGTGGCCAGCTCATATGTAGGGGGGCTCATGAACTCACTGAGCCACACATGTGGCTTGCTGAGGTTGTCATTCTGCGGACCCAACGTCATCAATCATTACTTTTGTGACACTAACCCATTGCTGAAGCTCGCCTGCTCTGATAACCACATCAGTGAGATTTTGCTTGTAGCGTTCTCTGGGGTTATTGCCATGTCCACCCTCCTGATTGTCATAATCTCTTATCTGTACATCCTCTTCTCTATCCTGAGGATCTGCTCCGCCAAGGGCAGgcgcaaagccttctccacctgtgcCTCTCATCTGACAGCTGTCACCATGTTCTATGGACCTGTGAGCTTAAGCCACATACAACCCAGTTCCAGCTACTCACTGGAACAGGAGAAAATCTCTGCTGTGTTTTATACCCTGGTGGTCCCCATTGTtgaaccccctgatctacagcctgaggaacaaggaggttaA